From the genome of Lepidochelys kempii isolate rLepKem1 chromosome 17, rLepKem1.hap2, whole genome shotgun sequence, one region includes:
- the SLC6A4 gene encoding sodium-dependent serotonin transporter isoform X3, with protein MEKSSSNENQPLTSKKELLDCTEGEDCKENGLLVKNPKSALQLVEDGNKVHPSQGDKGEAGQISNGYSVVQNPVPCDGIADGEDVQCMAPAATTTTTSTTCGMEAQPQLLEPEERETWSKKMDFLLSVIGYAVDLGNIWRFPYICYQNGGGAFLIPYTIMAIFGGIPLFYMELALGQYHRNGCISVWRKICPIFKGIGFTICIIALYIASYYNTIMAWALYYLISSFTVELPWISCKNAWNTGNCTNYFINASITWTPHSISPAEEFYTRHVLQVQRSKGLDDLGGISWQLTLCLLLIFTIVYFSIWKGVKTSGKVVWVTATFPYIILFILLVRGATLPGAWRGVVFYLKPDWQKLLATEVWVDAAAQIFFSLGPGFGVLLAFASYNKFHNNCYQDALVTSTVNCMTSFVSGFVIFTVLGYMAEMRNEEVSEVAKDTGPSLLFITYAEAIANMPASTFFAIIFFLMLLTLGLDSTFAGLEGVITAVLDEFPHVWGKRREWFVLGLIIACFLGSLTTLTFGGAYVVKLFEEYATGPAVLTVVFLESIAVAWFYGINQFCSDMKEMLGFTPGWYWRLCWVAISPIFLLFIICSFMSSTPDLRLFDYNYPYWTTIVGYCIGTSSVICIPIYMAYRLIITPGTFKERILKSITPETATEIPFGDIRMNAV; from the exons ATGGAGAAGTCATCCAGCAATGAGAACCAGCCTCTGACTTctaagaaagagctcttggactGTACAGAAGGTGAAGATTGCAAAGAGAATGGACTCTTGGTCAAGAACCCTAAATCTGCCCTGCAGCTGGTCGAGGATGGGAATAAGGTCCACCCCAGCCAGGGAGACAAAGGGGAAGCAGGTCAGATCTCAAATGGCTACTCAGTGGTTCAGAACCCAGTTCCTTGTGATGGAATAGCAGATGGGGAAGATGTCCAGTGCATGGCCCCAGCAGCCACAACTACCACCACTTCCACCACTTGTGGGATGGAGGCTCAACCACAGCTGCTGGAGCCGGAGGAAAGAGAGACCTGGAGTAAAAAAATGGACTTTCTTCTCTCTGTCATTGGCTATGCAGTGGATCTGGGCAACATATGGCGATTTCCCTATATATGCTACCAAAATGGAGGAG GAGCATTTCTCATCCCGTACACGATCATGGCCATCTTTGGAGGCATCCCCCTCTTTTACATGGAACTAGCTCTGGGACAGTACCACAGGAATGGGTGTATCTCAGTTTGGAGGAAAATTTGTCCTATTTTCAAAG GAATTGGCTTTACTATCTGCATAATAGCTCTCTACATAGCCTCTTACTACAATACCATCATGGCTTGGGCCCTCTACTACCTCATTTCATCCTTCACGGTGGAGCTGCCATGGATCAGCTGCAAAAATGCTTGGAACACCGGCAACTGCACCAACTACTTCATCAATGCCAGCATTACCTGGACCCCACACTCCATCTCCCCTGCAGAAGAATTTTATAC CCGCCACGTTCTACAGGTGCAAAGATCCAAAGGGCTGGATGATCTGGGAGGCATTAGCTGGCAATTGACCCTCTGCTTATTGTTGATTTTCACTATTGTGTACTTCAGCATCTGGAAAGGGGTCAAAACATCTGGCAAG GTGGTGTGGGTGACTGCCACGTTCCCTTACATCATACTCTTTATCCTGTTAGTACGAGGGGCCACATTGCCTGGAGCCTGGAGGGGGGTTGTCTTCTACCTGAAGCCTGACTGGCAGAAACTCCTGGCCACTGAG GTCTGGGTGGATGCTGCAGCTCAGATTTTCTTCTCTCTAGGTCCAGGTTTTGGGGTCCTACTAGCTTTTGCCAGCTACAACAAATTCCACAACAACTGCTACCA GGATGCACTGGTTACCAGTACTGTGAACTGCATGACTAGTTTTGTGTCTGGATTTGTCATTTTCACTGTGCTTGGATATATGGCTGAAATGAGGAATGAAGAGGTGTCGGAGGTTGCTAAAGATACTG GGCCCAGCCTTCTCTTCATTACCTACGCAGAGGCCATTGCAAACATGCCTGCTTCGACCTTTTTTGCCATCATATTTTTCTTGATGTTACTCACTCTGGGATTAGACAGCACG TTTGCAGGTCTGGAGGGGGTGATCACTGCAGTGCTGGATGAATTTCCACATGTCTGGGGCAAGCGCAGGGAATGGTTTGTCCTTGGTCTGATCATTGCTTGCTTCCTGGGGTCATTAACAACTCTGACATTT GGTGGTGCATACGTAGTGAAGCTGTTTGAAGAATATGCTACAGGCCCTGCTGTCCTAACAGTGGTGTTTCTGGAATCCATTGCGGTGGCCTGGTTCTATG GCATCAACCAGTTTTGCAGTGACATGAAGGAAATGCTGGGCTTCACTCCAGGCTGGTACTGGCGACTCTGCTGGGTAGCAATCAGCCCCATCTTTCTTTTG ttcatCATTTGCAGTTTTATGTCCAGCACTCCTGATCTACGGCTTTTTGATTATAACTATCCCTATTGGACCACTATAGTGGGTTACTGCATAGGAACCTCCTCTGTTATCTGCATTCCAATCTACATGGCTTATCGGTTGATAATCACCCCAGGAACATTTAAAGAG CGTATTCTAAAAAGCATTACTCCGGAGACAGCCACAGAAATTCCCTTTGGGGACATCCGCATGAATGCAGTTTAA
- the SLC6A4 gene encoding sodium-dependent serotonin transporter isoform X1 — translation MEKSSSNENQPLTSKKELLDCTEGEDCKENGLLVKNPKSALQLVEDGNKVHPSQGDKGEAGQISNGYSVVQNPVPCDGIADGEDVQCMAPAATTTTTSTTCGMEAQPQLLEPEERETWSKKMDFLLSVIGYAVDLGNIWRFPYICYQNGGGAFLIPYTIMAIFGGIPLFYMELALGQYHRNGCISVWRKICPIFKGIGFTICIIALYIASYYNTIMAWALYYLISSFTVELPWISCKNAWNTGNCTNYFINASITWTPHSISPAEEFYTRHVLQVQRSKGLDDLGGISWQLTLCLLLIFTIVYFSIWKGVKTSGKVVWVTATFPYIILFILLVRGATLPGAWRGVVFYLKPDWQKLLATEVWVDAAAQIFFSLGPGFGVLLAFASYNKFHNNCYQDALVTSTVNCMTSFVSGFVIFTVLGYMAEMRNEEVSEVAKDTGPSLLFITYAEAIANMPASTFFAIIFFLMLLTLGLDSTFAGLEGVITAVLDEFPHVWGKRREWFVLGLIIACFLGSLTTLTFGGAYVVKLFEEYATGPAVLTVVFLESIAVAWFYGINQFCSDMKEMLGFTPGWYWRLCWVAISPIFLLFIICSFMSSTPDLRLFDYNYPYWTTIVGYCIGTSSVICIPIYMAYRLIITPGTFKETKGSNHGSTCSKGLSHSTFTPASARDPLTFWRSKTE, via the exons ATGGAGAAGTCATCCAGCAATGAGAACCAGCCTCTGACTTctaagaaagagctcttggactGTACAGAAGGTGAAGATTGCAAAGAGAATGGACTCTTGGTCAAGAACCCTAAATCTGCCCTGCAGCTGGTCGAGGATGGGAATAAGGTCCACCCCAGCCAGGGAGACAAAGGGGAAGCAGGTCAGATCTCAAATGGCTACTCAGTGGTTCAGAACCCAGTTCCTTGTGATGGAATAGCAGATGGGGAAGATGTCCAGTGCATGGCCCCAGCAGCCACAACTACCACCACTTCCACCACTTGTGGGATGGAGGCTCAACCACAGCTGCTGGAGCCGGAGGAAAGAGAGACCTGGAGTAAAAAAATGGACTTTCTTCTCTCTGTCATTGGCTATGCAGTGGATCTGGGCAACATATGGCGATTTCCCTATATATGCTACCAAAATGGAGGAG GAGCATTTCTCATCCCGTACACGATCATGGCCATCTTTGGAGGCATCCCCCTCTTTTACATGGAACTAGCTCTGGGACAGTACCACAGGAATGGGTGTATCTCAGTTTGGAGGAAAATTTGTCCTATTTTCAAAG GAATTGGCTTTACTATCTGCATAATAGCTCTCTACATAGCCTCTTACTACAATACCATCATGGCTTGGGCCCTCTACTACCTCATTTCATCCTTCACGGTGGAGCTGCCATGGATCAGCTGCAAAAATGCTTGGAACACCGGCAACTGCACCAACTACTTCATCAATGCCAGCATTACCTGGACCCCACACTCCATCTCCCCTGCAGAAGAATTTTATAC CCGCCACGTTCTACAGGTGCAAAGATCCAAAGGGCTGGATGATCTGGGAGGCATTAGCTGGCAATTGACCCTCTGCTTATTGTTGATTTTCACTATTGTGTACTTCAGCATCTGGAAAGGGGTCAAAACATCTGGCAAG GTGGTGTGGGTGACTGCCACGTTCCCTTACATCATACTCTTTATCCTGTTAGTACGAGGGGCCACATTGCCTGGAGCCTGGAGGGGGGTTGTCTTCTACCTGAAGCCTGACTGGCAGAAACTCCTGGCCACTGAG GTCTGGGTGGATGCTGCAGCTCAGATTTTCTTCTCTCTAGGTCCAGGTTTTGGGGTCCTACTAGCTTTTGCCAGCTACAACAAATTCCACAACAACTGCTACCA GGATGCACTGGTTACCAGTACTGTGAACTGCATGACTAGTTTTGTGTCTGGATTTGTCATTTTCACTGTGCTTGGATATATGGCTGAAATGAGGAATGAAGAGGTGTCGGAGGTTGCTAAAGATACTG GGCCCAGCCTTCTCTTCATTACCTACGCAGAGGCCATTGCAAACATGCCTGCTTCGACCTTTTTTGCCATCATATTTTTCTTGATGTTACTCACTCTGGGATTAGACAGCACG TTTGCAGGTCTGGAGGGGGTGATCACTGCAGTGCTGGATGAATTTCCACATGTCTGGGGCAAGCGCAGGGAATGGTTTGTCCTTGGTCTGATCATTGCTTGCTTCCTGGGGTCATTAACAACTCTGACATTT GGTGGTGCATACGTAGTGAAGCTGTTTGAAGAATATGCTACAGGCCCTGCTGTCCTAACAGTGGTGTTTCTGGAATCCATTGCGGTGGCCTGGTTCTATG GCATCAACCAGTTTTGCAGTGACATGAAGGAAATGCTGGGCTTCACTCCAGGCTGGTACTGGCGACTCTGCTGGGTAGCAATCAGCCCCATCTTTCTTTTG ttcatCATTTGCAGTTTTATGTCCAGCACTCCTGATCTACGGCTTTTTGATTATAACTATCCCTATTGGACCACTATAGTGGGTTACTGCATAGGAACCTCCTCTGTTATCTGCATTCCAATCTACATGGCTTATCGGTTGATAATCACCCCAGGAACATTTAAAGAG ACCAAAGGCTCAAACCACGGCTCTACATGCTCAAAGGGTCTCAGTCACTCAACATTTACCCCTGCCAGTGCAAGGGACCCACTAACCTTTTGGAGGAGCAAAACTGAGTGA
- the SLC6A4 gene encoding sodium-dependent serotonin transporter isoform X2, producing MEKSSSNENQPLTSKKELLDCTEGEDCKENGLLVKNPKSALQLVEDGNKVHPSQGDKGEAGQISNGYSVVQNPVPCDGIADGEDVQCMAPAATTTTTSTTCGMEAQPQLLEPEERETWSKKMDFLLSVIGYAVDLGNIWRFPYICYQNGGGAFLIPYTIMAIFGGIPLFYMELALGQYHRNGCISVWRKICPIFKGIGFTICIIALYIASYYNTIMAWALYYLISSFTVELPWISCKNAWNTGNCTNYFINASITWTPHSISPAEEFYTRHVLQVQRSKGLDDLGGISWQLTLCLLLIFTIVYFSIWKGVKTSGKVVWVTATFPYIILFILLVRGATLPGAWRGVVFYLKPDWQKLLATEVWVDAAAQIFFSLGPGFGVLLAFASYNKFHNNCYQDALVTSTVNCMTSFVSGFVIFTVLGYMAEMRNEEVSEVAKDTGPSLLFITYAEAIANMPASTFFAIIFFLMLLTLGLDSTFAGLEGVITAVLDEFPHVWGKRREWFVLGLIIACFLGSLTTLTFGGAYVVKLFEEYATGPAVLTVVFLESIAVAWFYGINQFCSDMKEMLGFTPGWYWRLCWVAISPIFLLFIICSFMSSTPDLRLFDYNYPYWTTIVGYCIGTSSVICIPIYMAYRLIITPGTFKEVSDVFYLFKFIFDGMYFPPHYPAVHKERWENTA from the exons ATGGAGAAGTCATCCAGCAATGAGAACCAGCCTCTGACTTctaagaaagagctcttggactGTACAGAAGGTGAAGATTGCAAAGAGAATGGACTCTTGGTCAAGAACCCTAAATCTGCCCTGCAGCTGGTCGAGGATGGGAATAAGGTCCACCCCAGCCAGGGAGACAAAGGGGAAGCAGGTCAGATCTCAAATGGCTACTCAGTGGTTCAGAACCCAGTTCCTTGTGATGGAATAGCAGATGGGGAAGATGTCCAGTGCATGGCCCCAGCAGCCACAACTACCACCACTTCCACCACTTGTGGGATGGAGGCTCAACCACAGCTGCTGGAGCCGGAGGAAAGAGAGACCTGGAGTAAAAAAATGGACTTTCTTCTCTCTGTCATTGGCTATGCAGTGGATCTGGGCAACATATGGCGATTTCCCTATATATGCTACCAAAATGGAGGAG GAGCATTTCTCATCCCGTACACGATCATGGCCATCTTTGGAGGCATCCCCCTCTTTTACATGGAACTAGCTCTGGGACAGTACCACAGGAATGGGTGTATCTCAGTTTGGAGGAAAATTTGTCCTATTTTCAAAG GAATTGGCTTTACTATCTGCATAATAGCTCTCTACATAGCCTCTTACTACAATACCATCATGGCTTGGGCCCTCTACTACCTCATTTCATCCTTCACGGTGGAGCTGCCATGGATCAGCTGCAAAAATGCTTGGAACACCGGCAACTGCACCAACTACTTCATCAATGCCAGCATTACCTGGACCCCACACTCCATCTCCCCTGCAGAAGAATTTTATAC CCGCCACGTTCTACAGGTGCAAAGATCCAAAGGGCTGGATGATCTGGGAGGCATTAGCTGGCAATTGACCCTCTGCTTATTGTTGATTTTCACTATTGTGTACTTCAGCATCTGGAAAGGGGTCAAAACATCTGGCAAG GTGGTGTGGGTGACTGCCACGTTCCCTTACATCATACTCTTTATCCTGTTAGTACGAGGGGCCACATTGCCTGGAGCCTGGAGGGGGGTTGTCTTCTACCTGAAGCCTGACTGGCAGAAACTCCTGGCCACTGAG GTCTGGGTGGATGCTGCAGCTCAGATTTTCTTCTCTCTAGGTCCAGGTTTTGGGGTCCTACTAGCTTTTGCCAGCTACAACAAATTCCACAACAACTGCTACCA GGATGCACTGGTTACCAGTACTGTGAACTGCATGACTAGTTTTGTGTCTGGATTTGTCATTTTCACTGTGCTTGGATATATGGCTGAAATGAGGAATGAAGAGGTGTCGGAGGTTGCTAAAGATACTG GGCCCAGCCTTCTCTTCATTACCTACGCAGAGGCCATTGCAAACATGCCTGCTTCGACCTTTTTTGCCATCATATTTTTCTTGATGTTACTCACTCTGGGATTAGACAGCACG TTTGCAGGTCTGGAGGGGGTGATCACTGCAGTGCTGGATGAATTTCCACATGTCTGGGGCAAGCGCAGGGAATGGTTTGTCCTTGGTCTGATCATTGCTTGCTTCCTGGGGTCATTAACAACTCTGACATTT GGTGGTGCATACGTAGTGAAGCTGTTTGAAGAATATGCTACAGGCCCTGCTGTCCTAACAGTGGTGTTTCTGGAATCCATTGCGGTGGCCTGGTTCTATG GCATCAACCAGTTTTGCAGTGACATGAAGGAAATGCTGGGCTTCACTCCAGGCTGGTACTGGCGACTCTGCTGGGTAGCAATCAGCCCCATCTTTCTTTTG ttcatCATTTGCAGTTTTATGTCCAGCACTCCTGATCTACGGCTTTTTGATTATAACTATCCCTATTGGACCACTATAGTGGGTTACTGCATAGGAACCTCCTCTGTTATCTGCATTCCAATCTACATGGCTTATCGGTTGATAATCACCCCAGGAACATTTAAAGAGGTATCTGATGTGTTTTATTTGTTCAAGTTCATTTTTGATGGGATGTACTTCCCACCCCACTACCCAGCTGTACATAAGGAGAGGTGGGAAAATACTGCATAG